The segment tgtctgtgcagacaagagcatactttcccacctcttagatttttcttcaaacacaaaagacaaatttgttcattaaccaaatagcaatttaagtgcctaaaaatgaatttaaagaatacacgatatttggtcgattctccttaggcaacctacaaaaccaatgcatcagtagtcatgttgtttttgattctttgacatgaatgagtttgatttgataaattcttcgacaagcgttctgtaGAAAATGAGTTAGGGCTGTGAGAATCTTAGGtagacaaaagacaattcagggttagcgttagTGAAATTCAAAGCCAAGTCAAGAAAACCCTAAAAAGATACTATTTATAGAACAAGAAACTCATAAATTCGTATGACAATTCCCATAGGGAAGAATGAGAATTCTCACTAGAACGAATGAGTAAACCCCAAAAGTAGATGACAAAGAAGAAACTTGTACGAGGATTCCCACAAAGTCAAACGAGTATTCCCAGAACTCGTCTTGTGATGAATAAAAACTCGTACAACCTTTTGCAGAGGTTGTACGGACGAAAAacctgaaaaataaaataaagatcttGCAAGGCCGAAAATGAAATTCtccagccccatggtgggtgccaaaaatgtgcgTGTTAAAAGTAGTTTTGTATCTGTAtctatatctgaatacacaacacttcaattaagtcattagatgcatggttaataAATCactaatcaataatgaacaataaactattacaaagcgacctattgccttctagtagatgtgagtttagttttaatctcagattttcatatgcaatactagtgactagacgatACCTAAAGGAAGGATTTAATCTacatgagtatgaaattgagctaaatggatgcaagattaagctagatatgcatgattaatctaacatgattttaaGTAAtgttaagctagatgatttaacaaatatgcaataactaatatcgATCAACGATGAGCAgcagagattctccaagaggaagcacaatccaggtgaattgatgtgattgactTCGTTTCTCAactttaaagaaaattgaactaattttaataaaatcagaaaaactgatttatttcatattttatattttgatattcaattttgatttttaattcatttaattgtttttcctgagttttttcaatttaattccattttgatttcttttctcaattttaaattatttttcaaattaattccttttttccaaattaattcattttttatgttttaatggcaaattgatttattaattaaacatgctaggatatttaattgaataaataggataattgattaaaattatttacttggaatgattaattaattaaatgattatttaattaatattgagtgatttatttgtcatgtgacattgatgactaagaattaattaattaggtgctcatgattgatttaatttgcctttggttaggaccttggtgataaaATCGatattaggggcctatggtttagatgaccatttttagggtattacacttccTAGTAAAACTATTTACAGATAATAAATGAGTTGCTCTAGGTTTTATTGCCTAACACTAGCACAGATAATACATGGATTTACTAAGGAGTTTCTCCCTTGGTACAACATTAGAAATACATATATTACATTGTATTTGGCCTTAAATATTTtcaatattaattttgataatgatTTACACTATTGAAAATTTATGATTTGATACTTTGAATTTGTAAGATTGTAAAATCTATatatcttcaatattttcttatGATATAtacatttaatttttatattaaatgTTAATGTGTATGATCTGATATTAATATTCTATAAAAAAGAATTATTAAGTTGAATAAAATTTATTGAATAATGAATAATAATATACGTGTTAAATTAGTGGTGTATGTTAATTCTTTTTAAATGCAACATGATCatagttaaaaatatttaaatgttcACTTTTTTTGCCAATTTAGAAAAATATATGTAAATGAAATTGAAGTAATAATTATTAATAGAATGTATTATGTAACATTTAAGAAGGTTAACATTTGTTAAataataatcattttaaaattttcataatattcataaggataaatttttattttttttgcttggtaataatattaatttattaagatATTCAAAAAAGAGGTACAATAGTCTTAAGATCACAACACCACTATCCGACACCTCAAAAAACCAACTCTAGAAAATAATACTGTCCAACCCACCTAcccattgtagacacataaaaactTCCATTAAAATGTCCTCATAATTAAACTTAATTCTTCCCATTATGAGGTGGATCCTTAttatataatattcttattatCCATTATTCATAATATATTATCCATTATTATTCTTCATTACATTATAGTATTCATTCATCAATATATTATCTCATTTTTCATCATTGtctcataatattatattattattcattttagtccattaatatattatattattaaaaccaTTTTCTAAATCTCTTGCATGCTCAATCCATTCCCTATTTATCAATTCCCACTCTATCTAATTCACTCATGTAATGCATGTGGGATAAACACTCTTCACTTTTAAATCAATCCTTTATCCCACATTCCTCTTGTAATTGGATTCATCCTTGAGGACATATATAAAAACCAAGCCTCTCTCTCATTCTTCCATCCATTATCTTGACATCTTGAGCACATATCCGCTATCTCTTGCATCTCTTGTTTTCTCATATCCACTTTCATATTGCATTCCCAAATCTCCACTTCCTCATAGCCTTTTGCATAAGTGCTTTTGAGAGCAATAATATTAAATgcaaaatcttgaggaataggagggCAATGGAGTTTAGCTTGGTTTTGTGTGCATGTGGTATGAGCTTCATTTAGATAAGTTATTTGAATGTtttgcatgtgtgtgtgttttacaggaaacttcattgttggatgttggaagattgaatcttgtattcaatccatttcctccatctacacccATTAACGGTATTAACATCATcaaaaaatacatcattcatttcataAACTATCCCCGAACCAAAAAATAACGATCATAACAGTTTTACAAAAAAAACGGCTTTGAACACCGTGACAAAAAGATCACCGAGAGCCAAGAAAACAAAACTCCATATTGCATTAATGCTTCCTCGATGAGCTTGTTTCACCACCTGACCCGGAGCATGTACACAACTTTCTCGATCGAAGAACCCTCCTCCCCACTCCCTCTGCCTTTGTCTTTGCTCGTTCAATAATTTTGTCCAATTCTTTTATTTGCACCAGAAGCTTCAAGGCTTCCCATCCCTATCGAGCCTCCATTCTGCGATGAGATTTGCATTGCCCCAACGACCACCTCACAAATGGTATTATGACCGCTTTGATCCCTTCACCGTCTTGCTCCACTCCTTCACCTATATCAAACCCCTCTCCAGGTACTGCCCATTCCAGCAATGAGTCCATTTCTCCTAGGTAATCCCCTGTTACCAGAGCCTCCATTATTCTCCGCACTGTATAAGGATAAAATTTGTGTTAATATAACAATGAATATGTTGAAAGTTTAGTATATTTTAAAATAGAAGATTTACAAGTAATAGAAATTGCATTCAAATATATTTGTAAATTGACACTGTAAAGAagaatattgaaaataaaaatattaattactgTGGCCACCATACATTCATACAATGGCAAATAATGGTATATAATTACTATACTTATTTGTTTCAGTAAGAAGTTGTGGGTGAAAGTTGGATAGTTtgaatcaataaaatcaagtagcAGTAAGAGCTTAGTGGAGGACTGGGCTTGGCATTGTGAGTATCTAATGATTCTAAATTCTAGGTGTGTGTTGTCGTCTTAGATAATGTTGGTGCATACTTAAGaaactctattattatccatatttttgaaactcCTGTATACTACTAATATTGTTGCAATCATCAGATTCccttattataagatatctctcgacataatttacctatattttttaaatatagattatAGTAGTTAATGTTGAGAGGCATTCTACAATGACAACAAGGGGTGAAGTGAAATGATGTGAGTGTGTTAAGGTTTAATTTTACCTTTtagcttaaatttgacaaccattcacatgtcaaaatattaatattaattataaacttaatatttttaaaataaacacaATATAAAATTACAAGATATTATGGATTAGACATGATATTATAGATTTAATATTTTTTCTACAATATTTCTAATTATGTCAAGAGGCATCTACAATAACATCAAAGTGTCCATAAACAAAAAtccttttttgaaaaaaattgacatgcaaatgacaggtaaatgcatgaactATGTCATGTTTCAGcgtttgtggaggtgttattttattactccaaataaaatagaatccTCGCCACTTGTCTCCGCCTAGATTCACAATTTTTTGcatgactttaatggatttgtattcttggtgtttagtattttagaagaacatttattttacaaatgattcttttctattataagatatctctctacatattttacatatattttttaaatataggtatactagttaatGTTGAGAGGCATTCTACAATGGCAACAAGGGGTGAAGTGAAATGATGTGAGTGTGTTAATGTTAACTTTTACCTTTTAACTTAGATTTGataaccattcacatgtcaaaatattaatactagtatacctatattttaaGAAATCTATGTAAAATTCGTCGAGAgatattaaatttcaaaatatttaacatTCACTAAAGGAATAAATCATTTTACCTTCTATGTGAcaaatgagagctatggaagaaaatACTTGCATCAATCAAAAGATAAATATGTTATTAGAAATTACAATGTTTTGATAGTCTACAAAATAAActtacaatttttttaattaatgttgagaGGCATTCTACAATGACAACAAGGGGTGAAGTGAAATGATGTGAGTGTGTTTAACTTTTACCTTTTAGCTTAAATTTGATAACTattcacatgtcaaaatattaatattaattataaacttaatatttttaaaataaacaccatataaaacaaataaatataaaaaaataaatgtcAATTATAgtataagaaaataaataaataatatagatataatataatttaaaataatttcaattgATATCTTGAACATTTTTTTTAGATAGATGATTTAAATATCTATACTGCATTCAAAATTTCAATATATGTACCTCTATAATGAAAATATATAAAGTAAATTAATAGATTATTAGATTTTTCGTTCTAAAAAAGTAAGGAACGGTCGATTTCTAAAGTTTGTTTTATCcagtttttttgtttttattggCCACCAGATACTAGAATGTTCGCCATCATTCTGGAACCGGCGTTTCTGAAACACTCCAGACCTTTCGTCGCGCTCCTATAAAACATTCACTCAGACCCTCTTTTGACACCATTATTTCATTAACACAAGCATTCTTACATTCTGAAGAAGCATTTTGTTTTAGATTTTTTGGTTCACAGGCTACTCGATTGATTTTTTTTCTATCTGTTGAAGATTTGAGTGATTTTGCTGCCATGGATAATCCTTTGTTTGGGGGGTGTTGGGGTCGAGTCCCCGAAAGGCGATCTTATCAAAGGCCACATTACTATTATCCAAATCCTTGCGCTGCAACTTCGTACGCCACTCCAGTAAAATCGGAGAGCGCACCCAAGGTTAAGCCTAAGAATGTCGTCACAATTCCAGTCAATTTTGTCAATTCTGAGACGACTAAACCTAAAAAGGTGCCCGCCATGGACGAGAATGCTGCGGCTGTGAAAATTCAGGCGGCTTTTCGAGGGTTTTGTGTGAGGAAGCCAAGGCCTTTGAACAAATTGAGGGTTATAATGAAAACCAAGGCAGAGGTTGCAGAAATTCGGAGGCGTGTGAATGACGAACATGTCGTGGAGTTGATTAGACGAGATGAGAAGGAAAGGCTGAAAATTACGGAGGGGATCATGTCTCTACTGCTCAGGCTCGACGAAATTCAGGTTTGCCTcttttttgtcttcttcttttacTCTCCTTTAAGCTAAAGTAACCTTGATTAAGTTCTTTATAGAGTAAGATCTGTTACAGATTTTGGGATTCTATACAGCTCTTCTTTTGACagatttctttttcctttttttttttttccttttttttttttaaatgagtaggttttttaaaataatatttacaaaTTTTCTGAGATTGGTAGATTTTTAGTTTGCAAAGCTTCTGGGAAAAATTGTGTTCTTGCAAAGTGCCAGAAACTTTGTGCTCCAATGTCATGAACTGTGAAAACCTTTAATTTTTTAGTTTGACAGACAAGGGTGGGGCTAGCGAGTCTTTCTTTCTGGCAAATCTATCTCAATTACAAACTTCATTCTGCagttttgaaattttttcattACACCGATCTATGGAATTAATTTGTTTACAGtgcaatttctttctttcttttgttttttctcTTATTACTTATTAGTAATTCAAATTAGTATGTTCTCTGTTTCCCTAAAAACGTAAACCCTTGTGAAATGCAGGGAGTGATTCCTTTTGTGCGGGAATCAAGAAAGGCTGTGATTCGTGAGCTGGTTAACTTGCAAGAGACTGTAGATAACATACTTGCGGCCAAATCCAGGCAAGATGCTGCTATAGAAGTTTCAGTAACTTCTGAGGCGGCAGTGGAGGAGTGCCCTACTGTTGAGGAAAATGGTACTGCAGGATGCTTGGAGGAGAATCCCAACGAGGAATTCAAGAGCAAGGAGTTGCCAGGGGGAGCAGTTGAGGTCTCTGTGAGTAATGAAAAAGCAGAGTCTCTGCCTTCTCAAATGCAAGATTTGCAAATTGAGGGTGCCCCTGAAGAAGACAATAATAATAACGTTGGAGTAGAAAATTTTGAACAGGGCTCTTCTGAAGCTGGACAAATTGTGTCTGGAACTGAGGAATACACAATGGTTGATGTTGTCGATAAAGATTCAGGGAATTTGAAAAGAAACAGAGAGGAAAGCCCGGTGTTGGAGGCTGATGCATCACCTACAATCCCTTGCACAGAGGAAGGTGTAATGGGACTGAATTCAAGGGATGATGAAAATCCTTCTAAATCTCTGGATTTGGAGGTTGATGCATCACCGTCGATCCCTTgcacagatgaaggtgttataggaAATTCAAGGGATGATGAAAATTCTTCTGAATCTCTGGACTCGTTGAAGGTGCAAACAATCCAGTCTGATGAGAAGCTAGAAACTGCAGATTTCATGGACTGTGAAGAAGCAGGGGATAAGTTGCCAGAGAAAGTAAAGCCCATTGAAGATATTAGCATGGTAAGAGAAGAGAATGAGATATTAAAGAGGACTGTATCTGAtctgttgaagaaaagtgagaaacaGAGTGAGATTATTCATGATCTGAGTCTGCGGATTTCACAGTTGGAAGAGCAAGTATCTCAGTGCAACAAAAAGAAAAAAGTTGGGGATGGAAAGAAGAAAAGCGGTACATCTACAGAGGACAGAAGTGCACAGGCAAACAACAGGAGGCGAAAATCTGACAGACATTCAAGCAACTGCTTTATGGAGGATTGGTTTTGACTTCTTCCCTTTCAAGCGTTGAAACTGGTTCATGGACCTATTAAAGTACTATACGAGTTTGTGTTTAATCCCAAAGCTTCAAATAAAATCTGAGCTCAGAGCCATGTTTACATGATCTAATACAAGCATTTTTGGTAAATCTGTTACGAATTCATGGTGTCTATCTTAACAATGATGCTTTCTACGCTTGATTGTAAATAACATTAGTTAATATTAAAAGGAAAGTTTTTAAGACGTCTCACCTGATGTTTTGCCTGTGTTTTGCCCAGTGTTTTTTCTTGAACTATTTCTTATTTTTCAATGAGTGtgactctaattttttttttcaattatcttCTAACTTTCAGTATTCCAACATTTATCTTCTACCTTTTAATATGAGTATAAGGAGTATTTAATGTAGCTGTAATGGGTTTGTAGGGAGGTATTGAGTAATGCATTTAAGTTTTAGTTCTTaaacacaaatatttttaaaatggtACATATCTATAATTTTAAAGTTATTCTATGCGTACTTCATAATTATTCATTGTTCTTTTTAATTGAATATAATTTGTGAttaatttatgatttttttctttttataaattatatatttttaataatgtcTGGTTTATTTTAGATTTTAGTTAATAAATTAAATCttgtatatatttttaataaattattcaaacattttaataatcttattatataagataatatcatatttataaacGTAGAAATTAAAATATCTAAGGATCTTGTACATAGATTTTATGAACATGCAAATTAAAACAAATATCTAAGTATTGAAATTGAAAAATGATATGCATGGCTGaataaaaaatgtatattttaaaGTGTACTTACAACAATATTGTCCTCCTTAAGTGGTAAGATTAatcaaaataatcatttatcagaAAAATGCATAGCTTGTGACAATGACAAACCTGTAAGATAAGTAAAAAAATTAGTTCAATATGGTTTAAAGGGATGTAGTGTGAGATTTCAACATCCCTTCATGGGATTGCCACTTAAAATGTTATAGTTAAACATGTGGTGTCAAATTATGATCATGAATTGTTTCATTTTATATCCTTGTGCCAAAGATGTTTCAATATATGTTCTTTGTTAGCACATTAATCATGGACATGAAAATGTATATCTAGAACTACCATTTCTAATGTTTATCAACAAGGTGCCAATGtaacccataaccctaattaaaccttaaccctgaccTTGAAAGCGGGTTGTATTACAAAACTCTAACCTTAAcgccatgctttatccttaaaccccAACCATAATCAAACCTTAATTATAATCAAATCAAACCCTAATCTAGCCACATGTGATTAAAACATAGAGTTAAACCCTACTTCCAACTTCAATTCTAATCTAACCGTAATTATAAtgtaattataatattattatatattagtaTAATTTTatctaaaatataataatatataaatatatattgccTTCTTTAATGTCTTCCATTTTGCGTTGTGActctactagcttatatatatttaattttataatactAACATATGATAAGAAATATTTATGGTGTTCCTCATTACTAGCCTTGGAAGGGTCCTCTTTATCATGTTACGGTAGTATAAAtctattttcattttttatcaatGTTCTCAGCGTATATCACACATGTTTATCAACAAGGTCTTGAATTTGTAATATTTCCATCCATCCTATGATAATCACAAAAGTATCTAGTATTAAAGTATTTTGGGACATAGTTGTATCTATCAATTTTCCTGATGGGTGGTAAGTTAAGGAGTTTGTgttatgaaatttgtttttttcctTTGGGGAGGATCGTACAATTTGGAGGTCTCTAAATGCTCTTGGTTTCTCTTTGATAACTTTATATGTATTGATTAGCATTAATATTGCATGTAGTCTAGAGTGTAGTAGAAGGATACATATAGGGGACGCAATGATAATCATGCATACTATGCTGCCCAAAAGATGGAATATGTCGTTCATTAGGAGATCCAATATGGCGGGATAAAGATGATGTATCATATGAAATCATAGGTGTGCCCATGAGACTCTCTAATGAGTGTTCATTAGAGAGGTGAAAGATGAGGAACAATAGACAACCATGCTCTAGGGTAATTATTAAAGTATTCAATGGAGGCACAAGTGAATTCAATTAATGCACGTTAGACTCAAAACCATAGTAAAGCCTCATTATTGAAAGCatctataaataaatatattttaaaaaattatcatgTATGTGAACATAatacaagaagacaaacacattttACATGCTAATATGCATTTGTATCTCCTCTAAATCCACTAATCAAAATATCTCTAATGTATGTACATTGAAAAGAGAAGGATTGAAAaatcataataaaatttaacatttggTATAAAATGCTCTATGCCATGCAATATTTGGCTAAAAATTATATCTATACGATATCTACAAAATTCTAAGAAAGCACAAGAGAGATCAAATATGAGAGAATGAGTATATTCTATCAAAGGATGCAAGTATACAATAAGAATGGATTGAGATCACTAAGTAAAacccttggttatataggccaaggtgaGACATGATATTGCATACTATTATGGCATGCGTCTTAATCTTATAacttgagacataaagtgataactaTCTTATGTGTAGCCTAGAAGTAAACTTAAGTTACTAACATGAATAGGACCTGGGGGATGAACTAACTAGGTAAAACGTCCCTTAACGCCAACACCCACTCTTAAGTGTATTTTAATGAACAAGATTCACATAATAAAAAATGCAAGAACGCTAATGCAATGATGTATTTTAGCAAGCATAAGAATGTAACACATTCTTGTACACTGGCATTGAAACAATCAAACTTGACTAAACACTAATTGCGAATCTTACAAACCCATACCAAATCTCTAGAAAAATCATGACACATCTTTATAAAACTTATGAAGCATCCACAAATAGATTCTACACATTTGCATGATCACATAGCCATTCCACTGTAATAGCACTATGCCAAACCACATCCAAACCAAGGAATATAACCAAGTTGCACATTCacatcaacaagtttgacattaatgacaacaagaaTTCATATTTGCAACACCTAATTCTAGATTTGTGTTTATGTTTGCATATCACATCTAAATCTTCCTATTCATGTTAATTTATGTCAATTTCATACCTTTAGCCTTAGATCTAGCATTCATTTTGCATCTTTATatagctcattttcaactcaaaggcATAAACAAAAGGGTAATCAGCATTCATCCTTTGGAGGTAAATTTGTTGATCTCACTTCCCTTTAATGTAATTGAGTAGTTGAAATAAGTTTATTCCTGGTTTACATAGCTTAACTTGTGAACAACTATTTtcaccaccattacattttggttaaCCCAATGCTTTTAACATTTCACATATTTCTGATTAGGTGTTTTCAAATCTGATTTCTTGTAATGAATTCACAAAAActaattggttttctatttcacatctGATTACATTTCTCATTTgctatttttatcaaaatcatgtgttaaacaataccctctttcatttcatgttgcttgcattcattcatacaaCTTTAATGTATTGCATTATGAGGGTTTCAAGGTTTTTTCTTATATTCAAGTCATTTCTCAAGGCTTTCATACACACTTCATGTTGCTATATGATGGTATGCTTAAAAAAGTTAATGAAGTATCTAGATTTCATAAAAGCTTTGGTATATGTTTCAAATGGAACCCTTGGTAATCTTAGAGAGAATATTTAAATGAATCACACTGGTACCTCTCCTAGAGTATCTTTTATTCATTAGGAAATAATCAAtgttcctatcaatgatctctccaatggagatGCAATATTAAAGACCAACATTGAG is part of the Cryptomeria japonica chromosome 10, Sugi_1.0, whole genome shotgun sequence genome and harbors:
- the LOC131030908 gene encoding BAG family molecular chaperone regulator 6, producing MDNPLFGGCWGRVPERRSYQRPHYYYPNPCAATSYATPVKSESAPKVKPKNVVTIPVNFVNSETTKPKKVPAMDENAAAVKIQAAFRGFCVRKPRPLNKLRVIMKTKAEVAEIRRRVNDEHVVELIRRDEKERLKITEGIMSLLLRLDEIQGVIPFVRESRKAVIRELVNLQETVDNILAAKSRQDAAIEVSVTSEAAVEECPTVEENGTAGCLEENPNEEFKSKELPGGAVEVSVSNEKAESLPSQMQDLQIEGAPEEDNNNNVGVENFEQGSSEAGQIVSGTEEYTMVDVVDKDSGNLKRNREESPVLEADASPTIPCTEEGVMGLNSRDDENPSKSLDLEVDASPSIPCTDEGVIGNSRDDENSSESLDSLKVQTIQSDEKLETADFMDCEEAGDKLPEKVKPIEDISMVREENEILKRTVSDLLKKSEKQSEIIHDLSLRISQLEEQVSQCNKKKKVGDGKKKSGTSTEDRSAQANNRRRKSDRHSSNCFMEDWF